The DNA segment AAACTTTACATTTTGAACTGGTAGTTCATTACACTCCGCAGTAATATTGCCCTTTGTTTGATAATTCCAGAATTAGATACTTGAGGTTAACAATGATTGATTTTCGCAGTGATACGGTCACTAAGCCTACGGCAGCTATGCGCGTCGCGATTAGTCAGGCTGAAGTTGGGGATGATGTTTATGGCGATGACCCAAGTGTTAACTATCTTGAAGAGATGGCAGCTGAAATGTTTGGCTATGACAATGCACTATTTACCTCTTCAGGGACTCAAGCAAACTTGCTTGCATTAATGGGACATTGCGAGCGTGGTGACGAATATCTATGCGGCCAACAGGCACATAACTATAAGTTTGAGGGCGGCGGTGCGGCAGTGCTAGGCAGTATTCAGCCTCAACCTTTAACCAATCAGGCTGATGGCAGCATTCTTTTAAGCGATATCGAAGCTGCGATTAAACCTGACGATATCCACTTTGCACGTACACGTTTACTGAGCTTAGAAAACACCATCGGCGGTAAGATAGTGCCGCAGGAGTACTTGGCTTCGGCACAGGCATTAGCTTTCGAGCGCGGTTTGAAAATTCACCTCGATGGTGCACGCGTGGCTAACGCTGCAGTGGCGCAAAATATACCTATGACCGCCATTACTCAGTATTTTGACTCGGTATCTATCTGTCTTTCTAAGGGATTATGTGCCCCTGTAGGCTCAATACTATTGGGTGATGAACGCCTAATTACCAAGGCGAGACGCTGGCGTAAGGTATTAGGTGGCGGTATGCGTCAAGCTGGTATTCTAGCGTCTGCAGCTACGCTTGCGTTAACCGAACAGGTTGAGCGCTTAGCTGAGGATCACGATAATGCTGCTTATCTAGCTGCGGAGCTTGCAACTATTGAAGGCTTCGAGGTCGATATGTCACAAGTGCAGACCAATATGGTGTTTGCAGTGGTGAGTGACAAAATAGATACTAAAGCGCTCGCGCTTGAGCTAAAGGCTAAAGGTATTTTACTGAGCCCAGGTAAAACGATCCGCTTGGTGACTCATGCCGATATTTCTAGAGCCAATATCACGCACTTTATTAGCGAATTAAAGGGACTGCTAAAAGGCTGTTAATCCGCGATTACTTATCTTAAATATAAAAAACCTAGGCTAAGCCTAGGTTTTTGTTTTTAGTCACAAACTTGAGTTGGCAGTTATTATCAACCGGATTTAATCTTCGCTAAGATCTTCCTTGACTGATTTGACGGCATCTCTAGAGGCATGGCCAATGGCGCGGGTAGTGTCTCGAGTCGCATGACCAATATCTGTCGTCACTTCCTTCGTTGTGTGGCCAATTTGTCGTCCAGCGTCTTTTAGCTCTGCGCAGCCTGAGATCATTAAGCTACATAATAGTGCAGCAACTAAACTTATCTGTTTCATTGAGGAGTCGTCTCTTTCTTATCATATTGCTGACATAGTGCCAGTATTGTTTAAATTGCGCTAGGGCAGAACATCACGTTATCAAAATCCAAATACCTATATTTGTGTTTGCCTTTGAATAAAGGTTAGTTGGCCTTTGAATGAAGGCTGGTTACATTTTGTTTTGTTCGGTGTTATATGGCTGTGAGTACTAAATTGATGCTTTAGAGTTATTAATCGCCTCCAGCGGGGTATGTGCAGATACTGCTGTGACATGCAGCAAGTCCGTCCTTGGAAGCTCGACCATGACGTCCATGTCATGGACGGTCACGGCCGCATCTACACTGGATAATTGGTGCATTTATTTAGCCGTGGTGGTTCGATTTCTAACTTGGAAATGCCCCAAAGTGTGTTTACCTTTGAATAAAGGTGAACCTAATCGCCTGCAGCGGGCATATGTGCAGACACTGCCGTGACACGCTGCAAGTCCGTCCTTGGAAGCTCGGCCATGACGTCCATGTCATGGACGGTCACGGCCGCATCTACATTGGATAATTGGTGCATTTATTTAGCCGTGGTGGTTCGGTTTCAAACTTGGAAATGCCCCAAAGTTGGTTTGCCTTGGAACTATCAAGCTTCGCTTGACCAAAGTCGTGGCGCTTCGCCCACACCCGAGCCAAGGGGGAAAGCGCTTGTCCCCCTTAACAAACCCTCAGCGCCCCGACGGAGTTACATGCATTAGATAGTGCCTCACTCATTTTCGAAAATCACTATCGCCTCATATTCGCCGTCCATGGCTCATCTAAGGCTACCTTGGCATCCATGCCTCGCTCACGTGATTTGTCTTCAATGACCTCGGCAACTCCGATGGGGGATTGGTGTTTTCTGCATGTGTCGTAACTTACTTTTGCCCCAAAGTGAGTTTCGCAGTTCAAAAGGTAAATAGGGCGAGTATAGCTTTGTCTATAGGAAAGCTAATCTGAAAGGCACTTACTCAAAATAGTCACGTTCAATCGTGAAGTGCACAATCTAGAAGATATGCCTTTCTCGTCTTTTTAAATTAAGGCATATTTTTAGCTTTGTATAAATCCCTTGATTGTCACGTGAATTAAAGGTTAGAAGTCGCTGATACAAGCATGCCCAATAACCTGAGTGATCGAGCATGGATATTTCTAGTTAGCCTGAGAACTAACAATAGTCCTTAGTAACAGTTCTTAGGGTTTTTACTTGGAATAAGCCGTTATAATAAATCGCTGGAATTAGAGATTGTACTTAGCTTTAACCTGTTCGATTAGCTCAGCCCATTGAGAATGCTTTTGCAAACTTTGCTGTAGATCGCCCCATTCCATCATCGTGTCTTCCATAGACACCTTATTACCAATACGTAGCTGATCTAGATAGGCGAAAGCCGAGGCGCGATAATTAGCCATGCAGTGGATAATTATGTCTTTGTCACGGTTCTTGTCCATCACCTCGAAGAAAGCTTCCACCTGCTCAACTTTTGGATTTATCCAATCGACTGGAATGTAGACATATTCCATTCCTGCATCGGTAACCAGTTTGGCTTCATCCGCGTGAGAATCCTTTTGCTCATCAGGCATTAGGTTAATCACCAACTGTACACCTGCTTTACTTAGAGTGTTAAACTGTGTTTCTGTAGGTAAACCTGCGGTTAAAATCTTAGAGTTGAGCTGCTGATAATCTTTAATCTCATTTAACTCTGGCAACGGGGTGATGTTAGCATGGCTAAAGCCAGTAAATAGTAATAAAGAGAGTAGCGTTGATTTTTTCATTTTTTATTCCAGGAATTAATTTGCTAAATAAGGCATTCAATCAAGAGTATTAGTTCACTAGGATTTTAAAATGTTTGAGATAACACCCAAACAAAGACCTTTGCATTCAAGATCACCATTAAATCCGTACAGTTAAACTCGTATTACATGTATAAAGTCGAAAGGCTAGTCAGTCACCACAGTGATAAGATATCAGACTTAGTAGAGAGGGGCGGAGTGCAGATTGAGTATTACAAAACGTCTAACGGTATAAAAACGATGTTAGGAAATTTTGACCCATAAACCGAATAAGACGTTATCGAGCATCCAGTTGTAATACATTTTTTAATGTCAGAAGTGGCTTTTAGAGCCTTAACTTTAACTTGTTTCTGTCCATAAACGAGCTAGGGTTTTAGCCATAACTCTGTGATCACCAAGCGATTATGTCGTATCTTAACTACCAACCGATTTTGTCGGTTTGCTAATTACCAAGGGAAAATGACGGATCCATTTTTATACATAATCCTTTAATAGTTTTAATTACTATTTAGGGGTTATTAAGGATGATCATCATGGATTCTCGCTCTCAACTTATCGTTGATGTGATCGCCAAAGTCACCCAAGGTAAGATCAGCATCAACAGTGCCTCTCAGCTCCTCAATAAATCCCGTCGAACAATTGAACGTTACCTCAGTCGTTATCGGGCTGAAGGTATCCGCTTTATCGTGCATGGTAATAAAGGTCGTGCACCCATCAATAGAACGCCTGAGTCATTGAAAAAACAGGTGCTACACCTCATTCAAACCAAGTATTACGACTTCAATTTACAGCATCTTGCCGAATTGCTCGCTGAAAATGAAGGACTGAGCATTAAGCGTGAAACATTGCGAGGTTGGGCTCACGAGATTAAACATGTTAAACGAGCCAAACGTCGACGCAGTCAAGTAAGAAAGTACAGAGAGCGTATGGAATCACCTGGGCTAATGCTGCAAATGGATGGTAGCCCTCATCGTTGGTTTGGTGATAGTCGATCGTGTTTGATTGCCATTATCGATGACGCAACGAGTGATATCCATGCTGAGTTTTACCCTTCAGAAACGACGGAAGGTTGCATGAAAGTCATGAAGGCTTACATCGAGAAGCGAGGACTCTTTAAGACGCTTTACGTCGACCGAGCAGGTATTTTTGGTGGTCCCAAGCGCTGTCACTTCTCTCAGATGCAACGTGCTTGTGAGGAGTTAGGGATCGAAATCATCTTCGCCAATTCTCCACAAGGAAAAGGTCGAGTTGAACGCTGTTTTGATACGTTCCAAGACCGACTGGTTCCTGAGCTTAGGCTTCACAATATCACCGATATGCACAGTGCGAATGAGTATCTTCAGAAGGTGTTTATCCCCATATATTGGCAACAGAAAATAACCGTGAAAGCGAAAAGTAAGTTGTCAGCCTTCAAAGCCGTTCCTGAGCATATCGACTTAGATACTATCTGTGTGTACAAGGAATATCGGAAGGTACGACGAGACCATACCTTTAGTTATAACAACAAGATGTACGTTATCGACTCGCCAATTCGATATTCTATCGTCAATCAAAAGCTTGAAATTCGCAGTCAGTTTGATGGGACATTTTCGGTTTATTTTGGCCATAGAAAACTTCATATAACAGAGCTAGAAGAACCACCAAGAGGCTCTGAGTTCGGAATGGAGGTTCAGCGTAAGTTGGATGTGATCGAGCTAGCCCAAACCTTAGGTAGCGTGACCAAAGCTGCTCAAGTTGCGGGGTGCTCTCGGCAAAGTATCTATACCTATCAAAAGGTGCTGGAAGAAGAGGGTGTGCTGGGGCTTAAACGTATCAACAAGCCCTTAAAAAGAAACAAAAATCGCATTCCTCAGGTGACAGAAGAGAAAATCGTCAAGCTGACACTCAACAATCCATATCGTACTTCCCTTCAACTAATGACTGAGCTTAAAAGGGATCACAACATCACAGTAAGCAGTGCCACGATCCGAAATATCTGGAAGCGTGAGGTGATGAATACCAGAGAGCTTCGAGTTAAACGAGCTGCATCCCTAAATAAGGAAATCTAGCATGATAGGCTAGACTATATAGTGAACGACAAAGTCGCTTGGCTTTTATTCCGTCAGGCTCCCTCGGTAATCACAGTTTTAGCCATAACTCTAAATATTAAAGATTGTGCTTTTCTAACTCGGTGTAGATACG comes from the Shewanella halifaxensis HAW-EB4 genome and includes:
- the ltaE gene encoding low-specificity L-threonine aldolase; this encodes MIDFRSDTVTKPTAAMRVAISQAEVGDDVYGDDPSVNYLEEMAAEMFGYDNALFTSSGTQANLLALMGHCERGDEYLCGQQAHNYKFEGGGAAVLGSIQPQPLTNQADGSILLSDIEAAIKPDDIHFARTRLLSLENTIGGKIVPQEYLASAQALAFERGLKIHLDGARVANAAVAQNIPMTAITQYFDSVSICLSKGLCAPVGSILLGDERLITKARRWRKVLGGGMRQAGILASAATLALTEQVERLAEDHDNAAYLAAELATIEGFEVDMSQVQTNMVFAVVSDKIDTKALALELKAKGILLSPGKTIRLVTHADISRANITHFISELKGLLKGC
- a CDS encoding protein tyrosine phosphatase family protein → MKKSTLLSLLLFTGFSHANITPLPELNEIKDYQQLNSKILTAGLPTETQFNTLSKAGVQLVINLMPDEQKDSHADEAKLVTDAGMEYVYIPVDWINPKVEQVEAFFEVMDKNRDKDIIIHCMANYRASAFAYLDQLRIGNKVSMEDTMMEWGDLQQSLQKHSQWAELIEQVKAKYNL
- a CDS encoding ISNCY-like element ISShha1 family transposase, which codes for MIIMDSRSQLIVDVIAKVTQGKISINSASQLLNKSRRTIERYLSRYRAEGIRFIVHGNKGRAPINRTPESLKKQVLHLIQTKYYDFNLQHLAELLAENEGLSIKRETLRGWAHEIKHVKRAKRRRSQVRKYRERMESPGLMLQMDGSPHRWFGDSRSCLIAIIDDATSDIHAEFYPSETTEGCMKVMKAYIEKRGLFKTLYVDRAGIFGGPKRCHFSQMQRACEELGIEIIFANSPQGKGRVERCFDTFQDRLVPELRLHNITDMHSANEYLQKVFIPIYWQQKITVKAKSKLSAFKAVPEHIDLDTICVYKEYRKVRRDHTFSYNNKMYVIDSPIRYSIVNQKLEIRSQFDGTFSVYFGHRKLHITELEEPPRGSEFGMEVQRKLDVIELAQTLGSVTKAAQVAGCSRQSIYTYQKVLEEEGVLGLKRINKPLKRNKNRIPQVTEEKIVKLTLNNPYRTSLQLMTELKRDHNITVSSATIRNIWKREVMNTRELRVKRAASLNKEI